In Lutra lutra chromosome 6, mLutLut1.2, whole genome shotgun sequence, the following are encoded in one genomic region:
- the PSMB1 gene encoding proteasome subunit beta type-1 yields the protein MLSTAVGCWGPGRDPAMEPHSTAGPVQLRFSPYAFNGGTVLAIAGEDFSIVASDTRLSEGYSIHTRDSPKCYKLTDKTVIGCSGFHGDCLTLTKIIEARLKMYKHSNNKTMTTGAVAAMLSTILYSRRFFPYYVYNIIGGLDEDGKGAVYSFDPVGSYQRDSFKAGGSASAMLQPLLDNQVGFKNMQNVEHVPLSLDRAMRLVKDVFISAAERDVYTGDALRICIVTKEGIREETVPLRKD from the exons ATGCTGTCGACCGCCGTAGGGTGCTGGGGACCCGGCCGAGACCCGgcgatggagccccacagcaCCGCGGGCCCCGTGCAGCTGCGCTTCTCGCCCTACGCTTTCAACGGAGG GACTGTATTGGCAATCGCTGGAGAAGATTTTTCGATTGTCGCTTCTGACACTCGATTGAGTGAAGGGTATTCGATTCACACCCGGGATAGCCCCAAGTGTTACAAATT AACAGACAAAACAGTCATTGGATGCAGCGGTTTTCATGGAGACTGTCTTACCCTGACAAAGATTATTGAAGCAAGACTAAAG ATGTACAAGCATTCTAACAACAAGACCATGACGACCGGGGCGGTTGCTGCCATGCTGTCCACAATCCTCTATTCAAGACGCTTCTTTCCCTACTACGTGTACAACATCATCGGGGGACTGGATGAAGACG gGAAGGGAGCTGTGTATAGCTTTGACCCCGTAGGGTCCTACCAGAGAGACTCGTTCAAGGCTGGAGGCTCAGCCAGTGCCATGCTCCAGCCTCTGCTTGACAATCAG GTTGGTTTCAAGAACATGCAGAACGTGGAGCATGTCCCACTGTCTTTGGACAGAGCCATGCGGCTCGTGAAAGATGTCTTCATTTCTGCAGCCGAGAGGGATGTGTACACTGGGGATGCACTCAGAATCTGCATTGTGACCAAGGAGGGCATCAGGGAGGAGACCGTTCCCCTGAGGAAGGATTGA
- the LOC125101703 gene encoding serine/arginine repetitive matrix protein 1-like, giving the protein MQSRAELYGGGSGQEQALSQETSAAARDPTNRKKRGYGKSTHCASFWDRQTVTEVEEPVVMADGQDFKPGTATVCVQARPPPDTTGSRPSPRTGSARTGWEAPDGASSRTARPEGSLRSLFARSKRTLGHRHRAFTKTPSVVPLTTRPRPARPDADPPAPTSTGGLPAASPSGRTPAQTVRGASVSRPGLHFCLRPRCDTSDRPVRRSTQGRSPARGARRAGPTGQRGCRQGRRQPVAGTGESEALGPLPSVESVGREAQLHGARGAVGLHRRVSAGSPAPYGGRQHRTAWAAPGLRRWLPRRRLLSHGEMAPGRKPRHFRLRRLPRSHVKRAPGRKSRHFRLRRRSFRPLYLAAVVAPVESQAPPIPRRPPDFFFSLRKVSFPKKTLEFTPDGQKFQSLTIQENWLNCGSSTTLWALPGPAAEASGPGAGWSLGRARAREGGGGPAPAARSGRGVSPPRKPADSRAGGSLPRLRSGTRVPFRRAARPGCGGGAGGGARNPDSPRVRARACALPSAVSPCATVDRPLKTRASRRLARAGRLRGHARSPGPRKGFGEFPGEFRRFLGERSFRTEDLAGSVRDAARTLPRGELPARWRAGLTRGLRVLVRVPRGQPAPQRTGGGERRVRGMPWPAGDKRRSPREDRLGTARSVLERAGRLTSGSRSRSPAARCRGSRRRRVCANQDLSGPRPSPYR; this is encoded by the exons ATGCAGAGCCGAGCGGAGCTGTACGGAGGCGGCTCGGGACAGGAACAAGCGCTGTCCCAGGAGACGAGCGCAGCAGCACGGGACCCTACCAACCGGAAGAAGCGGGGATACGGGAAAAGCACACACTGTGCAAGCTTCTGGGACCGCCAAACCGTGACAGAGGTGGAAGAGCCCGTCGTGATGGCCGATGGCCAAGACTTTAAACCTGG CACAGCGACAGTCTGCGTTCAAGCCCGACCCCCGCCGGACACGACTGGCTCCCGGCCGTCGCCAAGAACCGGGTCCGCCCGCACCGGGTGGGAAGCTCCGGACGGCGCCTCGAGC AGGACGGCGCGTCCTGAGGGGTCGCTCCGCTCCCTTTTCGCCCGAAGCAAGCGGACGCTCGGACACAGGCACCGAGCCTTTACTAAAACGCCGAGCGTGGTTCCGCTGACGACGCGCCCACGACCAGCGCGTCCCGACGCTGACCCACCGGCCCCAACGAGCACCGGCGGCCTCCCCGCGGCCTCGCCGTCCGGCCGGACCCCCGCTCAGACCGTGAGGGGAGCCTCGGTGTCCCGGCCGGGCCTCCACTTCTGTCTACGGCCTCGCTGCGACACGAGCGACCGGCCGGTAAGGCGAAGCACGCAAGGCCGCAGCCCCGCCCGCGGCGCACGGAGAGCGGGGCCGACGGGCCAGCGCGGGTGCCGCCAAGGCCGCCGACAGCCTGTGGCAGGGACGGGGGAAAGCGAGGCTCTCGGGCCGTTACCCTCCGTTGAAAGCGTAGGGCGAGAAGCGCAGCTGCACGGGGCCCGCGGtgctgtggggctccatcgcCGGGTCTCGGCCGGGTCCCCAGCACCCTACGGCGGTCGACAGCATCGCACGGCGTGGGCGGCTCCGGGGCTCCGGCGGTGGCTTCCGCGGCGGCGGCTGCTGTCTCACGGCGAGATGGCGCCTGGCCGGAAGCCCCGTCACTTCCGGCTCCGGCGGCTCCCGCGGTCTCACGTCAAGAGGGCGCCCGGCCGGAAGTCTCGTCACTTCCGGCTCCGGCGGCGCTCCTTCCGGCCGCTCTATCTCGCGGCTGTCGTTGCTCCTGTGGAgagccaggcgccccctattcCGAGGAGGCcgccagatttctttttttccctaagaaaggTTTCCTTTCCCAAGAAAACATTGGAATTCACGCCTGATGGACAAAAATTTCAAAGTCTGACCATACAAGAAAATTGGCTGAACTGTGGAAGCTCGACTACTCTGTGGGCGTTGCCCGGCCCAGCTGCAGAAGCAAGCGGTCCCGGCGCGGGCTGGAGCCTCGGCAGAGCACGGGCGCGGGAGGGTGGGGGCGGCCCGGCTCCCGCGGCTCGGAGCGGCCGGGGTGTGTCCCCGCCCCGAAAGCCGGCTGACAGCCGGGCGGGAGGGAGTCTTCCGCGCTTGCGCAGCGGGACGCGCGTCCCGTTTCGGCGCGCCGCGAGGCCGGGctgtgggggcggggccgggggcggggctcggAACCCGGACTCCCCGAGAGTCCGCGCGCGGGCCTGTGCGCTGCCCTCTGCGGTGTCCCCCTGCGCGACCGTGGACCGGCCCTTGAAGACGCGGGCGAGCAGGCGGTTGGCTCGTGCGGGACGGCTCCGCGGACATGCGCGCAGCCCGGGGCCGCGGAAGGGTTTCGGGGAGTTTCCGGGGGAGTTTCGCAGGTTTCTCGGTGAGCGGTCGTTCCGGACGGAAGATTTAGCGGGTTCTGTGCGGGACGCGGCGCGCACTCTTCCCCGGGGGGAGCTCCCGGCCCGCTGGCGTGCGGGGCTCACACGGGGTCTGCGCGTGTTGGTCCGCGTTCCGCGGGGGCAGCCGGCGCCGCAGAGAACGGGAGGAGGAGAACGGCGGGTGCGCGGGATGCCCTGGCCCGCGGGCGACAAGCGCCGGAGTCCGCGTGAGGACCGTCTGGGCACCGCGCGTTCGGTTTTAGAGCGAGCGGGGCGCCTCACGTCCGGAAGCAGGAGCCGGAGCCCTGCAGCGCGATGCCGTGGGAGCCGGCGGCGTCGAGTCTGCGCGAACCAGGACCTGTCGGGACCGCGGCCCAGTCCTTACCGATGA